Proteins from a genomic interval of Lycium ferocissimum isolate CSIRO_LF1 chromosome 2, AGI_CSIRO_Lferr_CH_V1, whole genome shotgun sequence:
- the LOC132039900 gene encoding uncharacterized protein LOC132039900 has translation MKKGNMLNYRKKKETIKKKTMELSILCGVKACVVLVDPNGEVDTWPENPTDMNPIIQSYKKSLIDGKKVVKSKKNLDLFCDNDDDQWLSNMSRESKESLLVKLNSKLAAVEKRIEFLKMVNNGHGVVGNVTGLSSGGKEVVANQEPHNSDFEFLESIVGINGDQLRNNSANYNQGNEVIIADQEFWEISGAISGDQLRNNSAYNQENEVIMADQEFWESGGAISGDQLRNNGAYNQGNEFVVADQELWGSVAINNGDKLRNCSAYDQVQGVDIFGHDGRLVVIPNEMNMWETLNNLEKYDFGTNDLWPMVSDPEFDLLPQQEATGFGTLLNSLLANEPNYDYSIPFSANTF, from the coding sequence ATGAAGAAGGGGAACATGTTGAATTAcaggaagaaaaaagaaacaatcaagaaaaaaacTATGGAGCTTTCAATCCTCTGTGGCGTTAAAGCTTGCGTCGTTCTTGTTGATCCTAATGGGGAAGTTGATACATGGCCTGAAAATCCGACGGACATGAACCCCATTATTCAATCCTACAAAAAAAGTCTAATTGACGGCAAGAAAGTAGTAAAGTCAAAAAAGAATCTTGATCTGTtttgtgataatgatgatgatcaGTGGCTTAGTAACATGTCTAGAGAGTCGAAAGAAAGTTTGTTGGTGAAGTTGAATTCGAAATTAGCGGCTGTGGAGAAAAGGATTGAATTCTTGAAGATGGTGAATAATGGACATGGAGTTGTTGGTAATGTTACTGGTTTAAGTTCAGGAGGAAAAGAAGTAGTTGCTAATCAAGAACCCCATAATTCAGATTTTGAATTCTTGGAAAGTATTGTTGGAATTAATGGTGATCAACTGAGAAACAATAGTGCTAATTATAATCAAGGAAACGAAGTTATTATTGCTGATCAAGAATTCTGGGAAATTAGTGGTGCAATTAGTGGTGATCAATTGAGAAACAATAGTGCTTATAATCAAGAAAACGAAGTTATTATGGCTGATCAAGAATTCTGGGAAAGTGGTGGTGCAATTAGTGGTGATCAACTGAGAAACAATGGTGCTTATAATCAAGGAAACGAATTTGTTGTGGCTGATCAAGAATTATGGGGTAGTGTTGCAATTAATAATGGTGATAAACTGAGAAATTGTTCTGCTTATGATCAAGTCCAAGGAGTTGATATTTTTGGGCATGATGGACGATTAGTGGTAATACCTAATGAGATGAACATGTGGGAGACACTAAACAATCTGGAGAAGTACGATTTTGGGACTAATGATCTTTGGCCAATGGTCTCTGATCCTGAATTTGATCTATTGCCACAACAAGAGGCTACTGGTTTTGGTACATTGTTGAACAGTCTACTTGCTAATGAGCCtaattatgattattccatTCCCTTTTCCGCTAATACTTTCTAG
- the LOC132039909 gene encoding protein GET1, with protein sequence MEESTAKLESSIAAPIIFIIVIALQFLSRYFEINQKKGSTSSEDMQLRAEIKQLLKEASALSQPSTFAQAAKLRRLATAKEKELAKNQEIRSKEAKLSYDTYTKGLTILQVLTYLLLIIWFWRIPVASISKQLVQPFGKMLSWRAGGPANENVMVGIIPWLILSTRVSKSISRRILK encoded by the exons ATGGAAGAATCAACGGCGAAATTAGAGAGCTCGATAGCCGCACCCATTATATTCATTATTGTCATAGCTTTGCAGTTCCTTTCTCGCTATTTCGAAATCAATCAAAag AAAGGTTCTACAAGTTCTGAAGATATGCAGTTACGAGCAGAAATCAAGCAGCTGTTAAAGGAGGCAAGTGCCTTGTCACA GCCTTCAACATTTGCACAAGCTGCAAAACTGAGGAGGTTAGCTACTGCCAAGGAGAAGGAACTTGCAAAAA ATCAAGAAATTCGCAGCAAAGAGGCGAAATTGTCATATGATACATACACAAAAGGCCTTACTATTTTGCAG GTCTTGACGTACTTGTTATTGATTATCTGGTTTTGGCGTATTCCTGTGGCTTCCATATCCAAGCAGCTCGTACAGCCCTTTG GGAAGATGTTGTCATGGCGAGCTGGAGGTCCTGCCAATGAAAATGTTATG GTGGGGATTATTCCGTGGTTGATACTGTCTACTAGAGTCAGCAAATCTATCAGTCGAAGAATACTCAAGTAG
- the LOC132039917 gene encoding HMG1/2-like protein produces the protein MKGGRSKAKADTKLGVRKKATESKKAKNAAKDPNKPKRPPSAFFVFMEEFRKTYKEKHPGNKSVAVVGKAGGDKWKQLTDAEKAPYQAKAEKRKAEYQKNMDAYNKKLAGGDADDDESDKSKSEVHDDDEDDDGSEEEDDD, from the exons ATGAAAGGAGGTAGATCAAAGGCTAAAGCTGATACTAA GCTTGGAGTCAGGAAGAAGGCTACTGAGAGTAAGAAAGCGAAGAACGCTGCAAAGGATCCTAACAAACCTAAGAGGCCTCCAAGTGCTTTCTTCGTTTTCAT GGAGGAGTTCAGGAAAACTTACAAGGAAAAACATCCAGGAAACAAATCTGTTGCTGTT GTTGGTAAAGCTGGTGGAGACAAGTGGAAACAATTAACAGATGCT GAGAAAGCACCTTACCAAGCTAAGGCTGAGAAAAGAAAGGCTGAATACCAAAAGAACATGGATGCCTATAACAAAAAGCTG GCTGGTGGTGATGCGGATGATGACGAATCTGATAAGTCAAAGTCTGAGGTACATGATGATGACGAGGATGATGATGGAAGCGAAGAG GAGGATGATGATTAA